The following nucleotide sequence is from Desulfovibrio sp. Huiquan2017.
TCATGGTGCCGATGCGTTTGGCGTCGTGGCCGAGCGGGTCGGCGCGCATGATCTCCAGCGCCTTGTCGGCGTACTCGGCGGGCAGGATGCAAATGAACTTGCCCTCGTTGGCCAGGTAGAGCGGGTCCAGGCCGAGGATGGAGCAGCCGCCCTTGACCTCGGCCCGCACGGGGATATCGCTTTCGGTCAGTTCGCAGCAGACGTTCGAGCTCTTGGTGATCTCGTTCAGGGTGGTGGCCAGCCCGCCGCGCGTGGG
It contains:
- a CDS encoding AIR synthase-related protein; its protein translation is PTRGGLATTLNEITKSSNVCCELTESDIPVRAEVKGGCSILGLDPLYLANEGKFICILPAEYADKALEIMRADPLGHDAKRIGTMTDANPGKVVLVTPLGGKRLLGMLEGEQLPRIC